The Corynebacterium comes genome window below encodes:
- a CDS encoding IclR family transcriptional regulator: protein MTQAPMRTVSRVADLIDQFDHLNPTRDLKELIEASGLPKSTVLRLATDLVNRGLLAINSKGYYSIGPAFLRWTRLAQEMWHVDEQTLNVLESLVRDLGETATLYVLQGRSRTAIASVDGTHAIRNVARLGEPLPLTRGASAIALLSGNLALIDSLKNAALLGEEESFDVDQLRTRAAQAAELGYSESQGEREADAASIAVPVRNQEGRVIAALSISGPISRFGSGVRDKALGRMIAASNVLSTNGIGPVGGLL from the coding sequence ATGACCCAAGCTCCGATGCGCACCGTAAGTCGAGTCGCAGACCTCATCGATCAGTTCGACCACCTCAACCCCACCCGCGACCTCAAGGAACTGATTGAAGCCTCCGGGCTGCCGAAGTCCACTGTTCTTCGCCTGGCCACCGACCTGGTGAACCGGGGATTGCTCGCCATCAACAGCAAGGGTTACTACTCAATCGGTCCGGCGTTCCTACGATGGACTCGGCTGGCCCAGGAAATGTGGCATGTGGATGAGCAGACCTTGAACGTTCTGGAGTCGCTGGTCCGGGACCTCGGAGAAACCGCCACCCTCTACGTTCTCCAGGGCCGCTCACGCACCGCCATCGCCTCAGTCGACGGCACCCACGCAATCCGCAACGTGGCCCGGCTCGGCGAACCCCTTCCGCTGACCCGAGGAGCCTCAGCAATTGCACTGCTCTCCGGAAATCTCGCTCTGATCGACTCCCTGAAGAACGCCGCCCTGCTGGGAGAGGAGGAGAGCTTTGATGTGGACCAGCTGCGGACAAGAGCCGCGCAGGCCGCAGAACTCGGTTACAGCGAATCCCAAGGCGAACGCGAGGCGGATGCAGCCTCCATCGCTGTACCAGTTCGCAACCAGGAGGGTCGGGTGATTGCGGCCCTGTCAATTTCCGGACCCATCAGCCGCTTCGGCAGCGGCGTCCGCGACAAGGCTCTCGGTCGGATGATCGCGGCCAGCAATGTACTCAGCACCAACGGCATCGGTCCAGTAGGAGGACTTCTTTAA